The Nitrospira sp. sequence CGCCCGTTACTCAAAAGCCGGTGCTACGCAAGTCGGTTCAGGCGTTCGGTCAGCCTGAGATTTTCCTGATAATCAATGGGACAATCGATCACGGCCGGCACATTCGCCTCGAGGGCTTCGCGAAGAATAGATGGTAACTCCGAGAGATCTGTGACCCGATACCCGGCTGCGCCGAAACTTTGCGCGAAGCGCACAAAGTCGGGATTAGTGAACTCGACGCTCGACGTTCGGCCATACCGTAGCTGTTGCTTCCAACGGATCACGCCGTATCCGTCGTCCCGCCATACAAGGATGACGATCGGCAATTCGAGACGCACCGCCGTTTCCAGCTCTTGCGAATTCATCAGAAACCCTCCGTCGCCGGTGACGGCCACGATCCGACGCTGGGGGAACAGTAATTTGGCGGCGACGGCTCCCGGCACCCCGATCCCCATGGCGGCAAACCCGTTTGAGATGATGCAGGAGTTGGGCGCGTCGCACGGGAACATGCGAGCCATCCAAAGTTTATGGGCGCCGACGTCGCATATCACGACATCATCCGGCCCAAGCGCTGCCCGCAGTTCTCGGATAAGATGTTGTGGACGAATGGGCCATGACGTAGCTTCGGAAAGTTCCGCTTCGAAACCGTCGAGGACGATTGCGCGGGCATCGCGGACCCAGGAGGGATGAAACGTTGCCAGTTTAGACCCGAGCAAGTCCAACGACAGGCGCAGATCTCCTAATACGCCGACTTCGGCAATATAATGTTCGTCCACTTCCGCGGGCGATACATCCATATGCACAATCCGCTTGTCACGACGAGGATTCCAGAAGCAGGGCGCGTATTCTACGAAGTCATAGCCGAGGGCGAGCACGACGTCGGCCTGCTCCATCACGATCGCGGCGTAGTCTCGGATCTGAAGGCCGAGGGTATAGAGCGATAGGGGATCAGTGTCCGGCAGGACGCCCTTGGCCATGAAGGTGTGCAGAACGGGAATTTGGAGTCGTCGCGCAAACCGGCGGACTTCATCGGAGGCTCCTCCACGGATGACGCCGTTCCCTGCAAGGATTACCGGGCGCTTGGCTTCGGCGATAGTTCGAACGGCTCGCGCAACCTGGCTGGGAGCCGGCTCAGGCATGACCGGCGCTTGCACGAAGAGAGGAGCGACGGCACCGGTGTTCGCAATGTGTTCGTCGGCCACATCCTCAGGCAACTCGAGATGGGTCGGGCCCGGCTTCTCGGTTTGGGCGATCTTGAACGCTTTGCGAACTGCTTCGGGAGTGACCTCGGGTTTCGAGATGGAGGTGCTCCATTTGGTCACGGGTTTGAACATCGACATCACATCGATGTACTGATGGGATTCCTTGTGACGCCGGTTCAATGACGCCTGCCCGGTGATGGCCACCAAAGGCGCTCGATCCAGGAACGCATCCCCGATCCCGGTCGTGAGATTCGTGGCACCTGGTCCCAGCGTTGAAAGGCAGACACCGGCCTTCCCACTGATCCGCCCATAGACATCCGCCATGAACGCGGCCCCTTGTTCGTGCCGAGTTGCAATCACCCGGATCGACGAATCGGTGAGTGCATCCAGCAGTCCGAGGGTCTCTTCGCCAGGGATGGTGAACAAGAACCGGACCCCTTCATTCTCGAGACACCTTACGAGTAACTCGGCCACGGTCATGTAGACTCCTGAATTCTTGTTATGCGATGGCGCCAATTCGGACTGCATCGAAGTTGCGCTTTTGTCGATTGAAATGGGACTAGGGTCTAGCCTAGTTCCCTTCCACTCCGACAGAAACCAATGACGATCTCGCCAGATTGGCAGGCTCGGGATTCTCCCAGTATCGAATGGACGAGCGGAAGCATAGATTGAGCTCGTCATGAGACAAGTCCGGACGTTGGCGATGATTATGGCGGGCGGCAAGGGCGAGCGCCTTATGCCGCTCACCTCGGTACGCACGAAGCCGGCCATTCCCTTTGGAGGTAAGTATCGAATCATCGACTTTGTCCTCAGCAACATGCTCAATTCCGGCATTACCGCAAACTATGTGCTTGTCCAATATCGTTCGCAATCGCTGATCGAACATCTCCGCGAGTCCTGGCGCATCGCCGGACGGATCAGAGATCATTTTATTACCGTTGTGCCTCCTCAGATGCGCGCGCGCGGAGGATGGTACGAGGGCACTGCCGATGCGGTGTATCACAATCTCAACTTGATCGCGGACTTTCGGCCCGATGTGGTGGCGGTATTCGGGGCCGACCATATCTATCGGATGGATGTTTCGCAAATGATCCAATTTCATCGGGACTGCGGAGCGGAGGTGACGGTGGCGGCGTTGCCCGTGCCTATCGGACAAGCGTCCCAATTCGGCATCATCGAGGTCGATGCGAATAACCGAATGATCGGATTCGAGGAGAAACCCCATCGTGCGAAGCCTCTTTCGGGGCAACCGACGATGGCGCTGTCCTCGATGGGCAACTATATTTTCGACACGTCGGTTTTGTTGCGCACACTCGAACGAGATGCCGCCCAGTCCGGAGGCCACGACTTCGGCCGGAATATCATTCCCGACCTCATCGGACGCCAAAAAGTCTATGTCTATGACTTTCTGCGGAATGAGGTGCCGGGACTTCGGTCCTACGAAGAAAAAGGGTATTGGCGTGATGTCGGAACCATCGATGCCTACTGGCAGGCGAATATGGACCTCTTGGGGCAAACGCCGCGGTTTGATTTGCGGAACAAAGAGTGGCCGATTCTCGCTGCGGGATATGACGGACCGTCCGCGTCGGTGGTGCAAACCCGTGCCGACGAATCAATGATCGGAGAAGGAAGCCAAATCGTGGATGCCCAGATCAAACGGTCGGTCATTGGACGTGGGGTCCGCATTGAGCCCGGAGCATTCTTGGACGAATGCGTCATCATGGACGGGGTCCATATCGGAGCGCAGGTACGGCTGTCCCGGGTGATTGCGGATCGCTTCAGCAGCATCCCTGCCGAAAGCGATATCGATCATCGCGAGGCATCTCACGTTCCGGGTTGTCATGTTTCCCCGACAGGCCTCGTCGTCATTCCGCGCAACACAACCGTATCGGCAAGAGCGATGCAGCCTCTCGCATGACACGACGAGGGTCATGATGCCAGACCTTCCCGTGCTCGCCACGTACCGACTTCAACTCAACGGAGAATTCGGATTCCGGCACGCCCGATCCGTGACGTCATACCTGAACGATCTAGGGATTACCCATTGCTACAGTTCCTCATTACTGGCCGCCGTGCCCGGCAGCACGCACGGGTATGACATCATCGATCCGTCGCGCTTGAATCCCGAACTTGGGACTGAGGAGGATTTTCGTAACTGGAGCGTAGATCTCCGAGCGCTGGGCATGGGACTGATCCTGGACGTCGTGCCGAATCATATGGGTATCGCCCAAGCGTTGAATCGAAGATGGTACGACGTGCTGGAAAATGGGCCGGCGTCCCGTCATGCGCGCGTGTTCGATATCGATTGGCACCCGCTCAAAAAAGAGCTCAAGAATAAGGTTCTGCTGCCCATCCTACCGGACCAATATGGAAAGGTGCTTGAGCGGGAGCACATTACGTTAGCCTATGACGATGAACACCTGGTGGTCCGATGTGGTGCATGCCGTCTGCCCTTGGCGCCCCGGACATGGGGGAAGGTGCTGGCATACAGGCTCGATCAGTGGGTGCAGGAGCATAGCCAAACCGACCATGGCGAGGCGGTCATGGAGTTGCAGAGCATTTTGACGGCTATTCGCAATCTTCCGGGAATCGATGACACCAGCGAGCCGAAGCTTGAAGAGCGTGAACGCGAGACAGGGGTTATCCGTAAACGTCTGGCCACCTTGATGCGGGATAGTCCGGTTGTCACCGCATTTGTAGGGGAAAACATCCGCCTCTTCAATGGCACGCGGGGAATACCCCAGAGCTTTGACTTGCTCGATGAACTGTTGAATGAACAGGCCTACCGATTGGCTTCGTGGGAAGTCGCATCCGAGGAAATCAACTATCGGCGGTTCTTCGACATCAACGAGTTGGCCGCCATTCGCATGGAAGAAGCCTCGGTCTTCCATGATTCGCATCAGATGGTGTTTCAGCTCCTACGGGATGGAATCGTGGTTGGCCTGCGCATCGACCATGTCGATGGGCTCTATGATCCACAGGTGTATTTGGAGCAGCTCCAATCCTGGGCCCGCCGCGAATGGGGGCACGAGGCGACGCACCTTCCGCTCTTTATCGTCGTCGAAAAGATCCTGGCGAATGATGAAACGCTGTCCGAGGCTTGGCCTGTGGAGGGCACGACCGGATACGAGTTTCTCAATACCATCAATGGCCTGTTCATCAACCAGGCGCATGAGCGGGCGTTCACCGACCTCTATCACCGGATGACCGGGCGGCGGCAAAGTTACGCCGAAATGGCCTATGAAGCGAAACAGCTGATCATGCGGGCTTCCATGGCGAGCGAGGTCAACGTCCTCGGCCATCAGCTCAACGTAATCTCGGAGCGGGATCGAGGATCGAGAGACTTCACGCTTAACAGTTTGACGAACGCGATCCGGGAAATCATCGCCAGCTTCCCGGTCTATCGCACCTATGTGAGGGAAGGAGCCCAGCCGGTGAGCGAGCGGGATCGGGTATGCATCCAGAAGGCCGTGGCTCACGCCAAACGCCGCAATCCCGTTAGCGGAAGCGAGGTATTCGACTTCATTCGCGAGTTGCTGCTGAAGCAGCATGACCTCTGCGTGCGGGACAGCGACGAAGTCACGCGTTTCATCATGAAATTTCAGCAGGCGACCAGCCCGGTGACGGCCAAAGGCATCGAAGACACGGCGTTCTATCGTTACAATCGCTTTCTATCGCTCAATGAGGTCGGAGGCGAGCCGCAGCAATTCGGTCTTTCTCCGGACCACTTCCATCGCCGAATGACCGAGCGACACGCCAGATGGCCCAAGGCACTGTCCGCCACGGCCACGCATGACACGAAGCGGGGCGAGGATGCCCGAGCACGGCTGAATGTCCTGTCGGAAATTCCGGACCAATGGAAAGCGAAAGTGAACCGGTGGGCAAAATGGAATGCCAGGCATCGCATCGAAGTCGACGGCGAGGCAGTCCCGGATGCCAACGACGAATATCTGTTCTATCAAACCTGCATGGGAGTGTGGCCGCCCGGTGAAATGACGGAGCATGAGCACGGTGATCTGTGTCGCCGGATCGAACAGTACATGGAGAAGGCCACACGTGAAGCAAAAGTCCACACGAGCTGGGTCAATCCGAATAAGGCCTACGAGGAGGGCGTGCGCCGATTTGTACAAACCGTATTGTCCCCCGGCCACACCAACAAATTTCTCCCTGATTTTCTCGGATTCAAAGAGCAGGTGACGCGCGCGGGGTTCATCAATTCGCTTGCGCAAACGACGATCAAGCTGGCCGCACCCGGCACTCCGGATTTTTACCAAGGAAGTGAACTTTGGGATTGGAATCTGGTCGATCCGGACAATCGACGACCCGTCGACTATGCGCTTCGAGGAAAATTGCTGGAGGAGCTGCATGCCATCCGATTCCGGAACGACCGTGCGGAATTGGTACGCGGACTCATGGATCATGCCAATGACGGCCGCATCAAGCTGTACCTGATCTTGATGGGTCTTCATTGCCGGCGGATACATCCTGAGGTGTTTGTGCATGGTCGATATGTCCCGCTCGAGTCAGAAGGGCCTGCTGCAAATCATCTCGTGGCGTTTGTGCGTCATCATGGAATGAAGATGGTGATGGCGGTGGTGCCGCGGCTCAACTCTATGCGGCTGGCTGAATCAGCCGATTCGGTATGGGGTGAAACCTGCATCGTCATGCCTCCGGAGTGGAGACCCCAGCAGCTCCAGGAACTTCTCAGCGGTCGTTCGATTGATTCCGTGCGCAAGGGAGACCGCTTCGTGGTGCGTGCCGCGGATCTATTCGCTGTCTGTCCTGTAGGGTTACTGGAGGGGGATCTACCGGAACCATCCCAATTGGGCTCGCAGTAACGCCATATGCTAGGGCGTTACCGAGTGGCCCTTCTGAACGGACTTGCTAGAGTCATTGCCATATGAGGAGTTGGAGGTACACGTGACGGCTCAAGAAGAGACGCGCTCGTCGAGGAACGGACTGTTCGGACTTCTCATGGGTCTGGTGGGAGATGTGCGGACTTTGATCCGTCAAGAACTTCAGCTCATGCGGGATGAGTTCCATGCGGAGACCAAAAAGGCTTGCCAGGCGGCAGTTTCGATCGGGGTTGGAATAGGCTTGACCCTCATCGGCGGTATATTCGCGCTCATTATGATCGTTCATATGCTGCATCAATTCGCCAATCTTCCATTGTGGGCCTGCTATGGAGCGATCGGGATCGTCCTCTTAGCCGTCGGCGCGCTGCTTCTGGTCAATGCCACGCAAGCATTACAGAATTTCAATTTAATTCCGCGCCGAACCCTCCATTCACTGAAGGAAGACGCTCAATGTATCAAAGATCACATACCGTCGAACAAGATCTAAAGGACATCGCCCAAACACGCCTCGAGATCAGCCGTAAAATGCATTTGCTCGACGAGGAAATACGGGCGCAGCTCCAGGGGATAAAAGTGACGTCGTCCGGTATCGCGGCGATCGCTGCAGAAATTGCCAAGGACGTCGGATATACGACTGCGAGAATGTTGAATCCTGCGCGGCAGCTGGATAGGCGGCCTTTGGCTGTCCTCGCAGGAGTGGTTCTGTTCGGTTATGCCATCAGCATGTTGGAGAAGAGATTGCGGAGGCCGAAAGTCTATCCCTACTATCCTCCGGAAACGCAGGGAGTACCGATTATGCCCTCGGAATCGAAAGAGGGTGAAAAGGTGAAATCCGGCGTCTATCCGTATTTCCCGGAGCGTAGGGGCCGGTCTTCATTTCCAGCAGACGCCTGGGATGAAATCAAGAATAGTTTGCAAACCGAGATCCGGCACTCACAAAAAGCCGTCATGTACAGTCTTCGTGCATTTGCTCGGAATGCGGCCAAACAGATCGTCCCGGCGCTCCTCGGCTCTCTGCAGCCGAGGTCTCGAATATCCCGCCGATAGGTCAGCGAGGCACATGATGTCACGAGTTCTGTGGAAAGGCGCGATCAGTTTTGGACTGGTCCATATTCCCGTCGGGCTGTACTCAGCCGAACAGCGGAACAGCTTCGACCTGACCTTGTTGGATCGCCGCGATATGAAACCTGTCGGATTCAAGCGATACAACAAAGAGACGGAAGAGGAAGTGCCCTGGGATCAAATCGTGAAAGGCTATGAGTATGAAAAGGACCGGTATGTCGTGCTGACGGATGAAGATTTTCGACGGGCCAACATCGAGGCCACGCAGACGGTGGACATTTTGCGCTTTGTCGACGAACAAGAGATCGCTCCGATGTACTTCGAGACGCCCTACTACTTGGCGCCCGAACGGCGCGGAGAAAAAGGCTACGCTCTCCTGCGGCAAACGTTGAAACAGACACGCAAGGTCGGGATCGCCAATGTCGTGATCCGTACGCGCCAATACGTGGCGGCGCTGCTTCCGGTGGACGACATGATCGTGCTGAATACGCTTCGCTATGCCAATGAGGTTAAGCCGGCCGAGAAATTGGACGAGCTGCCGAAAAGTCTCAAAACCGTCGGAGTGACGTCCAGAGAAACCGACATGGCCATGAAACTCGTCGAAGAAATGACGGGAGATTGGAATCCAAGAGACTATCACGATAGCTATCATGAAGACCTGCTCAAGCTGATCGACAAGCGGATCAAGGCAGGACAGACCGAAGTCATCACCGCTACGGAGGGCGAAGAAACAGAGGAAGAGCCGAAGCGCGGAGACGTCGTGGATTTGATGGCGTTGCTCAAACGAAGCGTACAGAATAAAGCGAAAGGACGTGAGTCTTCCTCCGGTCATCAACGAGCAAGGCCGCACACGGTTCGACCTCGACGTAAGACGGCCTAAGACGCCCATCCGCTCCATCAGGATCTCATCATTGAGGTCTTTGGGGAGTAGCCCGTAGCCCAAACCTCTCCTTTTCAACGGAACTCACTTAGGAACTGCGTGTTCTTCCGCATCGAGATGTGAAGATCCCTGGGCGATGATAGGAAGACGCCCACTTCCACACAGAGAACTCTGCCTAGGGAATCTGCTAGTTTTCCGATTTGGGGGGTTACTAGACTCTCTGTGACCAGTAAGCTGGCATCCCTTTATCCGATGCAAGACAGACCATTTGACCCTCAGAACATCAGTTTTCTCGCCGGCGGCGGCGAGATGGGCGCGCGGATGCGCGCCTTCGATTTCTCTACGACGCCATTGGGGCCTGTTTCGGCCTGGCCACAAAGCTTGCGCTCGGCCGTGAGTATCTGCCTGAACAGCCGCTTTCCCATCGTCCTTTATTGGGGCAAAGAATTTGTCTCGCTCTACAACGATGCCTATATTTCTATTTGGGGAGAAAAGCATCCCTGGGCGCTCGGTAAACCGTTTGAAGTGGCCTGGGCCGACATCTGGGACGCATTGGGGCCCGTGCTCAAAGGTGTCATGGAGACCGGGATTCCTTCCTGGTCCGACGATCAACTGCTCGTCATGCAGAGGCATGGCTATGTAGAAGAGACCTATTTCACCTTTTCCTTCGGGGCCGGTCGCAACGAACAAGGAGAGGTTGCCGGTATTTTTTGCGCCGTGGCCGAGACAACGCAGCGCGTGCTGCATGAACGCCGTCTCGCCGTCCTGAGAGAGCTGACCGGTGCTGCGAAAAGTCCTCAGGAGGCGGCTACGCTGGCTGCTCAGATCCTCGACGGACAGGCCGACATTCCGTTTGCATTGGTATATCTGTTGGAGCAAGAGGGCCGAACTGCGCGGCTCGCCGCCCACACGGGAATTCCGTCCAACAGTTGTGCTGCGCCGCCGGTCGTGGATATTGCCACCGACGATGCCGGTGCCTGGCCGTTGGCGCTGGCCATCACGGCCGGCGCGCCGACGATTGTGACGGACTTGGCCCGGCGATTCGCCCCGCTGCCGGGCCGACCATGGCCTGAACCTGCGCATACCGCCATCGTGTGGCCTCTTCAAAAATCAGGACAATCGGAGTCGGCGGGGCTGCTCATCCTCGGAGTCAGCCCGCGACGACGGCTTGATGAGTCGTATCAGCGGTATTTCGAACTGGTCGCGGGCCACGTCGCAACCATGCTCGCCAACGGCCGCGCCTACGAAGATGAGAAGAATCGCGCCGAAGCATTGGCCGAGATCGACCGCGCCAAGACCGCATTCTTTTCGAACGTGAGCCACGAATTGCGCACGCCGCTCACGCTGATGCTCGGACCACTGGAAGATTTGAAAGCGCGGTTTGGCCGATCAACGTCCTCGCTCGACGCCTCGCAGTATCAACAGATCGATTTGGTTCATCGCAACGGGCTGCGTCTTCTCAAACTGGTAAACACCCTGCTGGATTTTTCGCGGATCGAGGCCGGCCGGGCGCAGGTGGTGTATGAAGAGACAGAGCTCGCCGCGTTCACGACCGACCTCGCGAGCGTATTTCGCTCCACCATCGAGAAGGCCGGTTTATCGCTGATTGTCGATTGTCCTCCCCTGCCTGAGCCCGTGTTTGTGGATCGCGACATGTGGGAAAAGATCGTCTTGAATCTGTTGTCCAATGCCTTCAAGTTCACGTTCAGCGGCGAGATCGAGATTGCGCTGCGACCAAGCGGAAAACATGTGGAACTTTCCATTCGCGATACAGGAACAGGCATTCCGGACGACCAACTCGGAAAGATCTTCGAGCGGTTCCATCGCGTCTCCGGCTCACAAGGCCGTACCCACGAAGGCACGGGCATCGGTCTGGCTCTCGTTCAGGAGCTGGCGCAACTTCATGGCGGCTCCGTCTCAGTAGACAGCGCCTATGGGAAGGGGAGCACGTTCAGAGTGTTCATTCCCCTAGGCAAGAGCCATCTACCGTACAAACATATCGGCGCCGCTCGAGGCAAGACATCGACGGCTATGGGCGCTACGCCCTTCGTGGAAGAAGCTGCGCGTTGGCTGCCATCCGAGGAAGTTTCTGAGTCAGGAAGTCAGAATGCTGAGCTCTCGATCGGGTCTGACTTCTCTCACTCATCACTCACCGCTCGTTCGCGCGTCCTCCTG is a genomic window containing:
- a CDS encoding Ku protein, whose protein sequence is MSRVLWKGAISFGLVHIPVGLYSAEQRNSFDLTLLDRRDMKPVGFKRYNKETEEEVPWDQIVKGYEYEKDRYVVLTDEDFRRANIEATQTVDILRFVDEQEIAPMYFETPYYLAPERRGEKGYALLRQTLKQTRKVGIANVVIRTRQYVAALLPVDDMIVLNTLRYANEVKPAEKLDELPKSLKTVGVTSRETDMAMKLVEEMTGDWNPRDYHDSYHEDLLKLIDKRIKAGQTEVITATEGEETEEEPKRGDVVDLMALLKRSVQNKAKGRESSSGHQRARPHTVRPRRKTA
- the treY gene encoding malto-oligosyltrehalose synthase is translated as MMPDLPVLATYRLQLNGEFGFRHARSVTSYLNDLGITHCYSSSLLAAVPGSTHGYDIIDPSRLNPELGTEEDFRNWSVDLRALGMGLILDVVPNHMGIAQALNRRWYDVLENGPASRHARVFDIDWHPLKKELKNKVLLPILPDQYGKVLEREHITLAYDDEHLVVRCGACRLPLAPRTWGKVLAYRLDQWVQEHSQTDHGEAVMELQSILTAIRNLPGIDDTSEPKLEERERETGVIRKRLATLMRDSPVVTAFVGENIRLFNGTRGIPQSFDLLDELLNEQAYRLASWEVASEEINYRRFFDINELAAIRMEEASVFHDSHQMVFQLLRDGIVVGLRIDHVDGLYDPQVYLEQLQSWARREWGHEATHLPLFIVVEKILANDETLSEAWPVEGTTGYEFLNTINGLFINQAHERAFTDLYHRMTGRRQSYAEMAYEAKQLIMRASMASEVNVLGHQLNVISERDRGSRDFTLNSLTNAIREIIASFPVYRTYVREGAQPVSERDRVCIQKAVAHAKRRNPVSGSEVFDFIRELLLKQHDLCVRDSDEVTRFIMKFQQATSPVTAKGIEDTAFYRYNRFLSLNEVGGEPQQFGLSPDHFHRRMTERHARWPKALSATATHDTKRGEDARARLNVLSEIPDQWKAKVNRWAKWNARHRIEVDGEAVPDANDEYLFYQTCMGVWPPGEMTEHEHGDLCRRIEQYMEKATREAKVHTSWVNPNKAYEEGVRRFVQTVLSPGHTNKFLPDFLGFKEQVTRAGFINSLAQTTIKLAAPGTPDFYQGSELWDWNLVDPDNRRPVDYALRGKLLEELHAIRFRNDRAELVRGLMDHANDGRIKLYLILMGLHCRRIHPEVFVHGRYVPLESEGPAANHLVAFVRHHGMKMVMAVVPRLNSMRLAESADSVWGETCIVMPPEWRPQQLQELLSGRSIDSVRKGDRFVVRAADLFAVCPVGLLEGDLPEPSQLGSQ
- a CDS encoding phage holin family protein, which gives rise to MTAQEETRSSRNGLFGLLMGLVGDVRTLIRQELQLMRDEFHAETKKACQAAVSIGVGIGLTLIGGIFALIMIVHMLHQFANLPLWACYGAIGIVLLAVGALLLVNATQALQNFNLIPRRTLHSLKEDAQCIKDHIPSNKI
- a CDS encoding acetolactate synthase large subunit — encoded protein: MTVAELLVRCLENEGVRFLFTIPGEETLGLLDALTDSSIRVIATRHEQGAAFMADVYGRISGKAGVCLSTLGPGATNLTTGIGDAFLDRAPLVAITGQASLNRRHKESHQYIDVMSMFKPVTKWSTSISKPEVTPEAVRKAFKIAQTEKPGPTHLELPEDVADEHIANTGAVAPLFVQAPVMPEPAPSQVARAVRTIAEAKRPVILAGNGVIRGGASDEVRRFARRLQIPVLHTFMAKGVLPDTDPLSLYTLGLQIRDYAAIVMEQADVVLALGYDFVEYAPCFWNPRRDKRIVHMDVSPAEVDEHYIAEVGVLGDLRLSLDLLGSKLATFHPSWVRDARAIVLDGFEAELSEATSWPIRPQHLIRELRAALGPDDVVICDVGAHKLWMARMFPCDAPNSCIISNGFAAMGIGVPGAVAAKLLFPQRRIVAVTGDGGFLMNSQELETAVRLELPIVILVWRDDGYGVIRWKQQLRYGRTSSVEFTNPDFVRFAQSFGAAGYRVTDLSELPSILREALEANVPAVIDCPIDYQENLRLTERLNRLA
- the glgC gene encoding glucose-1-phosphate adenylyltransferase; this encodes MRQVRTLAMIMAGGKGERLMPLTSVRTKPAIPFGGKYRIIDFVLSNMLNSGITANYVLVQYRSQSLIEHLRESWRIAGRIRDHFITVVPPQMRARGGWYEGTADAVYHNLNLIADFRPDVVAVFGADHIYRMDVSQMIQFHRDCGAEVTVAALPVPIGQASQFGIIEVDANNRMIGFEEKPHRAKPLSGQPTMALSSMGNYIFDTSVLLRTLERDAAQSGGHDFGRNIIPDLIGRQKVYVYDFLRNEVPGLRSYEEKGYWRDVGTIDAYWQANMDLLGQTPRFDLRNKEWPILAAGYDGPSASVVQTRADESMIGEGSQIVDAQIKRSVIGRGVRIEPGAFLDECVIMDGVHIGAQVRLSRVIADRFSSIPAESDIDHREASHVPGCHVSPTGLVVIPRNTTVSARAMQPLA